TCTTTAGATCCTTTACCACCTCTTCATCAAAAGTTCCAAAACCAAAAATTGCTCTTTGATTTTGTAATGGAAATACCCATCCATAACCACCTTTATACTCTTTCCCAACTAATAAATGAACCTCTTTTGGATCACCTAAATACTTCACATTGTATTCTACACCTGTAGCAAGTTTTACTTTCTTTTCCTGTAAACCTACTTTTTTACTAATTACTCCAGCCGTTCCAGAGGCATCTACAATTATTTTTCCTTTATAAGAATTTCCTTTCTTATCTATAACCGAAGTAATGTTGCTGTGCTCATCTTGTTCAACAGAGGTTATCGCAACTTCTTTCTGAATGGTAACGTAATTCATATCTAAAGAAGCTAACATTTCTTCATGTAGTTTTTTCTTATCAAGAACATAGGCACTACCTGTAAGTTTACGTTTGAAGTTTTTAGAATATAGAATTGCTGAATTAATTTCTTGAGCAACTACATTTTCTGTAAGATCAAATTCTTCTAAGTTTATAAAACTACCTAAGGTATTAAACGTAAAGTTTAATAAGTCTTTTTTTCGATCAAGGACTAAAGTGTTTATTTTTTGCTTTCCTAGCTCTCTAGATAACATAAGACCTGCAGTACCAGCTCCAATTATTACAACATCGTAGTTCATTATAAGTGCTCTTGTATTGTGGTCGAAAATACAGTTTTTATTTCAAAATAAATTCAGATAATTAACAAAAGGATTTTATAAAATTAAATTGATGATAAATCTTTATGAAGCCTTTAAAAATGTAACACTTTTCAATTTTATACCACCTATTAGTAAAGCGAAATGAAAAAGGAATCAAATAAAGAACAAGAAAGAAGAAACCGTTGTTATGTTGGTGAACCTTCTGAACTACATTCTTCAGAGTGGTATGGTGCTATTCTCCGATATTTAAGTTCGTACGGAAAAAAAGAATTTAATTCAATTTATACCGAAGAGGAATCCCGTAAAAACATTCTTATTGGTTGGTTGACTAAAATTGTTTTACTCATTGGAGCAATTGTCACTTTGACAATGACTAGCTCTTAGATTTTAGTAGGCATCTACATCTATAATAAAACGAATAGGACGAAATTCCTTAACAGCTTCGAAAGTGGTTTTTACCTTTTGAAGTTGTTCTTTAGTTTTTGCTAAAGACTGTTTGGGAGGAATTTTAATCATTAAATTTTTGATGTATTGATTTCGAACTCTTGATACTGCTGGTGCTGTTGGACCTAATACATTCTCTCTAAATACATTTTGTAGCGCTTTTGCTAACCAATTTACACCTTCATTTACCTTAACATAATCTTTATGTTTTAAGGTGATTTTTATCAATCTATAATAAGGAGGATAATGATATTGCCAACGATCTTGTAATTGTTCGGTATACATTTCCTCGTAACTATTCGTAGAAACTTGTTGTAATATTTGGTGATACGGATTAAAGGTTTGAATTGCTACCATTCCTTGTCTTTCTGATCTTCCCGCTCTACCAGAAACTTGAACCATTAATTGATATGCGCGTTCGTGTGCCCTAAAATCTGGATAATTTAACATCGTATCGGCACTTAAAATTCCAACTAACAACACATTTGCAAAATCTAATCCTTTTGATAGCATCTGTGTTCCTACTAAAATATCTATTTCTTGAGCTTCAAATGCTTCAATTATTTTCTGATAACCAAACTTTCCTCGAGTTGTATCAGAATCCATTCTACCAATATTGTGATTCGGAAATAGTTCTTTCAACTCTAATTCAATTTGTTCTGTACCAAAACCTTTAGTATCTAATGTAGAACTACCACAAGCTCCACAAGAATTAGGCATTGCTCTTTGGTAATGGCAATAGTGACATTTTAATTGATTATTGTACTTGTGATAGGTTAAACTCACATCACAATTTGGACATTGAGGAGAATGACCACATGTTGTACATTCAACAATTGGAGAAAATCCTCGTCTGTTTTGAAAAAGTATGATTTGCTTTTTTTCTTCTAAAACATCATTCATTAACTGAATTAGTCGGTCAGAAAAATGACCTATCATTTCCTTTTTTCTTCTTTTCTCTTTTACATCTATCAATTCAATTTTTGGCATTTGAATATTTCCATGTCTCCTATTCAAATGAACTAAACCATATTTATTTTGAGTGGTATTGAATTTTGTTTCTATGGAAGGTGTTGCAGAACCTAATAAAACTTTTGCGTTATGTAACTTTCCTAAAACTATAGCAGCATCTCTTGCATTATATCTTGGTGAAGGCTCATATTGTTTATAAGAAGATTCATGCTCTTCATCAACTACAATTAAACCTAAGTTAGAAAATGGTAGAAATATGGTTGACCTCGCTCCTAATATGATTTGTGCTTTAACTTTATTCTGTAAAATATTATTCCATACTTCTACTCTTTCATTTACTGAATATTTAGAGTGAAAAACAGAAATTTGATTCCCAAAATAGTTCTGTAATCTTTTTATAATTTGAGTTGTTAAAGCTATTTCTGGTAATAAGAATAATACCTGTTTACCTGTTTCTAAAACCTTCTTTATTAATTTTGTATATACTTCAGTTTTACCAGAACTTGTAACTCCATGTAATAAAGTGATATCGTGCTTTTCAAAACTTTCCTCAATTTCTGAAAGCGCTTTGATTTGATACTCGTTTAAATTTTTAAGAGGATTTTCTTCACCTTTAAACTGGACACGATCGGTTTGGATATGATAAAACTCAAAGATCTCTTTATCCACAAGTGCCTTTATGATTTGAGCTGAAACTCCCGATTTTTCAGAAAGCACTTTTGCTTTTATCGGTTTTTTCTCAGTTTTTAATTGAAAAAAGGTAAGCACAACATCTCGTTGTTTTTTAGCTCTAGATAATTTGGACAATAGCTCTTGTAAACTCTCATCCGATTTATAGTTCTTATTTAAACGAACATACTTTATCAATTTAGGTTTGTACGTTTCGTAAATCTCTTCTTTAACATGAAGCACAGCTTTATCTATCAATTGATTGATTATCGGTAAAACCTTTTTTCTATCTAAAACTTCTGCAACTTCATGTAAGGTTAATTGCGATTGACGCTGTAAAGCTTCATATATCAAATATTCTTGATCTGAAAGTAATTCTGTATTGCTAAAAGATTCGTTTCGATAAATAATTGTTTCACTTTCCAAAAGAAAAGCTGATGGCACAGCTGCTCTATACACATCTCCAAGAGAACACATATAATAAGAGGCAATCCATTCCCAATGCTTTAATTGTTTTTCGTTAACAATTGGTTGTTCATCTAAAATCTGATGA
This genomic window from Tenacibaculum sp. 190524A05c contains:
- a CDS encoding NAD(P)/FAD-dependent oxidoreductase, whose product is MNYDVVIIGAGTAGLMLSRELGKQKINTLVLDRKKDLLNFTFNTLGSFINLEEFDLTENVVAQEINSAILYSKNFKRKLTGSAYVLDKKKLHEEMLASLDMNYVTIQKEVAITSVEQDEHSNITSVIDKKGNSYKGKIIVDASGTAGVISKKVGLQEKKVKLATGVEYNVKYLGDPKEVHLLVGKEYKGGYGWVFPLQNQRAIFGFGTFDEEVVKDLKKRLNDILESPTIKKMVVKDNELVEGGSIPLTPVLDKFVLNNLVCVGDSVSQVNPIAGEGYKFIFESAIMASKAIVNAIHQDDLTPLGQYETDWKKRFLKSYKRAKFSQEKIFKYSKKDYLMDFAMLLLKLRSNKSIIKSLSGEFA
- the priA gene encoding primosomal protein N', yielding MYFIDVILPIPIQKLFTYSVTKEEADFLQKGMRVAVSFGKTKMYSALVFNIHQTPPKLYEAKEIHQILDEQPIVNEKQLKHWEWIASYYMCSLGDVYRAAVPSAFLLESETIIYRNESFSNTELLSDQEYLIYEALQRQSQLTLHEVAEVLDRKKVLPIINQLIDKAVLHVKEEIYETYKPKLIKYVRLNKNYKSDESLQELLSKLSRAKKQRDVVLTFFQLKTEKKPIKAKVLSEKSGVSAQIIKALVDKEIFEFYHIQTDRVQFKGEENPLKNLNEYQIKALSEIEESFEKHDITLLHGVTSSGKTEVYTKLIKKVLETGKQVLFLLPEIALTTQIIKRLQNYFGNQISVFHSKYSVNERVEVWNNILQNKVKAQIILGARSTIFLPFSNLGLIVVDEEHESSYKQYEPSPRYNARDAAIVLGKLHNAKVLLGSATPSIETKFNTTQNKYGLVHLNRRHGNIQMPKIELIDVKEKRRKKEMIGHFSDRLIQLMNDVLEEKKQIILFQNRRGFSPIVECTTCGHSPQCPNCDVSLTYHKYNNQLKCHYCHYQRAMPNSCGACGSSTLDTKGFGTEQIELELKELFPNHNIGRMDSDTTRGKFGYQKIIEAFEAQEIDILVGTQMLSKGLDFANVLLVGILSADTMLNYPDFRAHERAYQLMVQVSGRAGRSERQGMVAIQTFNPYHQILQQVSTNSYEEMYTEQLQDRWQYHYPPYYRLIKITLKHKDYVKVNEGVNWLAKALQNVFRENVLGPTAPAVSRVRNQYIKNLMIKIPPKQSLAKTKEQLQKVKTTFEAVKEFRPIRFIIDVDAY